The following are from one region of the Neurospora crassa OR74A linkage group III, whole genome shotgun sequence genome:
- a CDS encoding mito ribosomal protein S16, producing the protein MGAQKRKEGPGGAPVNKSTQSASESRPSKRPKSNDAGSKAGAKTGKQGNKPAPKSDKPAPPAPTAPATSTLLKEEEPMFPRGGASILTPLEYKQIQVQAKNDALFEEQSSKATAKKAGEKEGKQKKSKKRSKSDDTPAKPDADAVKVESLNFKRLVKGSLVLGSVCAINSLDIAVALPNNIIGHVPITAISAPLTKRLEASAGNDNAEESEDENDNDVDLESLFQIGQYVRAYVVSTVDEASTHTPGKAKRHIELSLQPSLANTGMAEQDVVVNSTVMAAIASVEDHGYVMDIEIADSKLQGFLARKQVDKSIPQEALQPGAVLLCIVTKNAKGKVVQLSTLGETMGNVENVPSTATTIDTFLPGTAADVLVSEVSSHGIVGKIMGSLDVTADLVHSGAGPDGIDLEDTYKVGSRLKARVICNFPTAKHPKLGISVLKHVTSLKPKTASKDDQPVVPLQALPHSTIVEKCTVKQVEPEIGLYVDVGVEGVSGFVHISRVKDGKVDALFENSGPYKVGSVHAGRVVGYNAFDGMYLISLEKSVLEQPFLRIEDIPVGAVVSGVVEKMVVNAAGVGGLIVKIADGISGLVPEMHFADVHLQNPEKKFREGLKVKARVLSTDAASRQIRLTLKKTLVNSDLPAIQSYEQIAVGQQALGTIINVLQHGAIVQFYGRLRGFLPVSEMSEAYIQDPKEHFRVGQTVSIYVISFDPDAAKLIVSCKDPSAFGLEKQLALKKLQIGDVVSAKVTQKTDDDVFVELADSSLKAILPVAHLTDKSVSKTQSALKKIHVNQTLAELVILEKNEARRSIILSQKPSLVKASKEGKFLTTLDGARVGDEVSGYIRNITATAVFVQFGGKLTALLPKSMIPREDQDKPDFGMFKSQSVTVKITSVNTELNRLVVAIPGAAEQVKKVETKGEKVANPVDESITTLDDISIGKLTKARIVSVKDTQLNVQLADNIQGRIDVSQVYDSWEQIKDTKKPLKRFQPNQVVPVRVLGVHDARNHRFLPISHRSSHSVLELSAKPSDVKEGASSEPLSFDNLKVGSSYVGFVNNVGQGHLWVNLSPTVRGRVNAMEASDDVSLLTNLAKNFPIGSALRVRVVSVDAESKRLDLSARSPGSEDELTWDKIAQDVILVGKITKVDERQVIVKLSESLAGPVHKVDLVDDYEEANPAKFAKNEIVRVAVVEVDKSNKRIRLSTRPSRILNSSLPVKDKEITQNTKLEVGEIVRGFVKNVSDKGLFVTLGGTVTAFVQIKNLSDAYLKYWKEQFQVDQLVKGRIISVANGRIEMSLKPSVVDKDYVPLTTISDLKEGQTITGRVRKVEEFGAFIDIDGSANLSGLCHRSEMSDKTVKDARKLYEEGDKVKAKVLKVDITAKRINLGLKPSYFGEQDDEDEMDVDEEDAEDSEGDDSDEDMSDADDAVQITGTDNVEDESEDEDEASDVEMVDADVKGLEAGGFDWSASLEDGEKANASAADLEALAKKKKARREPQVTVDKTASLDVDGPQTASDYERLLLGQPNSSQLWIAYMAFQMQVSDLAAARQVAERAIKTINIKEEIEKLNVWIAYLNLEVAYGNEETVDEVFKRACTYNDKQEVHERLASIYIQSGKRKQADDLFEKIVKEFGYKSPEVWVNYAHFLHTTAHSPDRARALLKRATQVLGKETHMYLALLPKFAALEFRSPNGDKEQGRTLFENLLATYPKKFDLWNQLIDLETSAADADKGVIRDLFDRGSKVKGLKPRQAKAWFRRWAQWEEKNGDKKSRERVSAKAQEWARTAAEKKKTAAASAAQEEESGDEE; encoded by the exons ATGGGTGCGCAAAAGCGCAAGGAAGGCCCGGGCGGCGCCCCAGTCAACAAATCAACACAATCAGCCTCCGAATCGAGACCGTCAAAGAGACCAAAGTCCAACGATGCCGGCAGCAAGGCGGGCGCAAAGACGGGCAAGCAGGGCAACAAGCCGGCTCCCAAGTCCGACAagcctgctcctcctgctcctacCGCCCCGGCTACATCTACGCTGctcaaggaagaggagccaATGTTCCCCAGAGGCGGCGCCAGCATCCTGACACCTCTCGAATACAAGCAAATCCAAGTCCAGGCCAAGAACGACGCCCTGTTCGAGGAGCAATCCAGCAAGGCCAccgccaagaaggctggtgagaaggagggcaagcagaagaagtccaagaagaGGTCAAAGTCCGACGACACACCCGCGAAGCCCGATGCGGACGCCGTCAAGGTTGAAAGTCTCAACTTCAAG CGTCTGGTAAAGGGCTCCTTGGTCCTTGGTTCCGTCTGCGCCATCAACTCTCTCGACATCGCCGTTGCTCTACCCAACAATATTATCGGCCATGTCCCCATCACTGCGATTTCCGCCCCCCTAACAAAACGCTTGGAGGCCAGCGCCGGTAACGACAATGCCGAAGAGTCAGAAGACGAGAACGACAACGACGTTGACCTCGAATCCCTCTTCCAGATCGGCCAGTATGTCCGCGCCTACGTTGTATCGACGGTCGACGAGGCTTCTACACACACCCCTGGAAAGGCCAAGCGCCATATCGAACTCTCCCTTCAACCTTCTCTCGCCAACACCGGTATGGCGGAGCAAGACGTTGTTGTGAACAGCACAGTTATGGCCGCCATTGCCAGTGTGGAGGACCACGGTTATGTTATGGACATCGAGATCGCCGATTCGAAGTTGCAAGGTTTCCTTGCTCGCAAGCAGGTCGACAAGAGCATCCCCCAGGAGGCTCTGCAGCCAGGTGCCGTCCTCCTCTGTATCGTCACCAAGAacgccaagggcaaggtcgTTCAGTTGTCCACATTGGGTGAAACCATGGGCAACGTCGAGAACGTCCCTTCGACTGCTACCACCATCGACACATTCCTCCCCGGTACTGCCGCCGACGTGCTCGTGTCCGAGGTTTCCAGCCACGGAATTGTTGGCAAGATTATGGGATCGCTGGATGTCACCGCTGATCTGGTTCACTCTGGCGCTGGTCCGGATGGCATCGATCTTGAAGACACATACAAGGTCGGCTCTCGTCTGAAGGCCAGAGTCATCTGCAACTTCCCTACTGCAAAGCACCCCAAGCTGGGTATCTCTGTACTAAAACACGTTACCTCGTTGAAGCCAAAGACTGCTTCCAAGGACGACCAACCAGTGGTGCCATTGCAGGCTCTCCCTCACTCGACGATCGTGGAGAAGTGCACCGTTAAGCAGGTCGAGCCTGAGATCGGTCTTTACGTCGATGTTGGTGTCGAGGGCGTGTCTGGGTTTGTGCACATCTCCCGCGTCAAGGATGGCAAGGTTGATGCCCTCTTCGAGAACAGCGGACCCTATAAGGTGGGATCTGTTCACGCTGGTAGGGTTGTCGGCTACAACGCCTTTGATGGCATGTATCTCATTTCCTTGGAGAAGAGTGTTCTTGAGCAGCCATTCCTTCGCATCGAGGACATTCCTGTCGGTGCAGTTGTTTCTGGTGTGGTTGAAAAGATGGTGGTCAACGCCGCCGGTGTTGGTGGCCTTATTGTCAAGATTGCTGACGGTATCTCTGGCTTGGTCCCCGAGATGCACTTCGCTGACGTTCACCTTCAGAACCCCGAGAAGAAGTTCAGGGAAGGCCTGAAGGTGAAGGCGCGTGTGCTCTCGACTGACGCTGCCTCTCGCCAGATCCGCCTTACTCTCAAGAAGACGCTCGTCAATTCCGATCTTCCTGCCATCCAATCGTATGAGCAAATTGCTGTTGGCCAACAGGCGCTCGGTACCATCATCAACGTCTTGCAGCACGGTGCGATTGTGCAGTTCTACGGCAGGCTCCGTGGTTTCTTGCCAGTTTCTGAGATGAGCGAGGCCTACATTCAGGATCCCAAGGAGCACTTCCGCGTTGGCCAGACTGTCAGCATCTACGTCATCAGCTTCGACCCCGATGCCGCCAAGCTTATTGTTTCTTGCAAGGACCCATCTGCCTTTGGTCTTGAGAAGCAGTTGGCCCTCAAGAAGCTTCAGATCGGTGATGTGGTGTCGGCTAAGGTCACGCAGAAAACTGACGACGATGTTTTTGTTGAGCTTGCCGATAGCTCTCTCAAGGCCATCCTCCCCGTCGCTCACTTGACGGACAAGTCGGTCAGCAAGACTCAGTCTGCCCTCAAGAAAATTCACGTCAACCAGACTCTTGCCGAGTTGGTGATCTTGGAAAAGAACGAGGCTCGCCGTTCCATCATTCTCTCCCAGAAGCCCAGCCTTGTCAAGGCTAGCAAGGAAGGCAAGTTCCTTACTACCCTTGATGGTGCTCGCGTCGGAGATGAGGTTTCTGGTTATATTCGCAACATCACTGCTACGGCTGTCTTCGTCCAGTTCGGTGGCAAGTTGACCGCCTTGCTTCCCAAGTCTATGATTCCTCGCGAGGATCAGGACAAACCCGACTTTGGCATGTTCAAGTCTCAGTCTGTTACTGTCAAGATCACTTCGGTTAACACCGAGCTTAATCGCCTGGTTGTTGCTATCCCCGGTGCTGCGGAGCAGGTTAAGAAGGTCGAGACCAAGGGCGAGAAGGTCGCTAACCCCGTGGATGAATCCATTACCACTTTGGATGATATTTCCATTGGCAAGCTGACCAAGGCTCGCATTGTGTCCGTTAAGGACACCCAGCTCAACGTTCAGCTCGCTGATAACATTCAGGGTCGTATTGATGTTTCTCAGGTGTACGACAGCTGGGAGCAGATCAAGGATACCAAGAAGCCGTTGAAGAGATTCCAGCCCAATCAGGTCGTCCCTGTCCGCGTGCTGGGCGTCCATGACGCTCGCAACCACCGCTTCCTGCCCATTTCCCACCGATCCAGCCACTCCGTCCTCGAACTGTCCGCGAAGCCCAGCGATGTCAAGGAGGGCGCCTCTTCCGAGCCGCTGTCTTTCGACAACCTCAAGGTTGGTTCTAGCTACGTGGGCTTCGTCAACAATGTTGGCCAAGGCCACCTTTGGGTCAACCTTTCCCCCACTGTTCGCGGCAGAGTTAATGCGATGGAGGCCTCTGACGATGTCTCTTTATTGACCAACCTTGCGAAGAACTTCCCTATTGGCTCGGCCCTCCGCGTCCGCGTCGTCTCTGTGGATGCCGAATCCAAGCGCCTCGATCTCTCTGCCAGATCTCCTGGTTCCGAGGACGAGTTGACTTGGGACAAGATCGCACAGGATGTCATCCTTGTCGGCAAGATTACCAAGGTTGACGAACGCCAGGTCATTGTCAAGCTTAGCGAGAGCCTGGCTGGACCCGTTCATAAGGTTGATCTTGTCGATGACTACGAAGAGGCCAACCCTGCCAAGTTCGCTAAGAACGAGATCGTCCGTGTTGCTGTCGTTGAAGTTGACAAGAGCAACAAGAGGATACGTCTGTCTACCAGACCTTCTCGCATCCTCAACTCTTCGCTTCCGGTCAAGGATAAGGAGATCACTCAGAACACCAAGCTCGAAGTTGGCGAAATTGTCCGTGGTTTCGTCAAGAACGTCTCTGACAAGGGTCTCTTCGTCACTCTCGGTGGCACTGTCACCGCCTTCGTCCAGATCAAGAATCTTTCCGATGCTTATCTCAAGTACTGGAAGGAGCAGTTTCAGGTTGATCAGCTCGTCAAGGGGCGCATCATCTCTGTTGCCAACGGCCGTATCGAGATGAGCTTGAAGCCTTCTGTTGTCGACAAGGACTACGTTcctctcaccaccatctccgaCCTAAAGGAAGGCCAGACCATTACTGGTCGCGTCCGCAAGGTCGAGGAGTTTGGTGCCTTCATCGACATCGATGGCTCCGCCAACCTCTCTGGCCTGTGCCATCGTAGCGAGATGTCTGACAAGACCGTCAAGGATGCTCGTAAGCTGTATGAGGAAGGTGACaaggtcaaggccaaggtcCTGAAGGTGGACATAACTGCCAAGAGAATCAACCTTGGCTTGAAGCCATCCTACTTTGGCGAgcaggatgatgaggatgagatggacgttgacgaggaggatgccgAGGACAGTGAGGGCGATGACTCTGATGAGGATATGAGcgacgccgacgacgccGTCCAGATTACTGGTACCGACAACGTCGAGGACGAGtccgaagatgaggatgaggctAGCGATGTCGAGATGGTTGACGCTGATGTCAAGGGTCTTGAGGCCGGTGGCTTCGACTGGTCTGCTTCTCTGGAGGATGGCGAGAAGGCCAATGCCTCTGCGGCGGATCTTGAGGCcttggccaagaagaagaaggctcgCCGCGAGCCTCAGGTTACGGTCGATAAGACTGCCTCGCTCGATGTTGATGGACCTCAAACCGCCAGCGACTACGAGCGTCTACTTCTTGGTCAGCCTAACTCCTCCCAGCTCTGGATCGCCTACATGGCCTTCCAAATGCAGGTGAGCGATCTGGCCGCTGCCAGACAAGTGGCTGAGCGTGCCATCAAAACGATCAACATCAAGGAGGAGATCGAGAAGCTGAACGTCTGGATTGCCTATCTCAACTTGGAGGTTGCTTATGGCAATGAGGAGACAGTCGACGAGGTGTTCAAGCGGGCTTGCACATACAACGACAAGCAGGAGGTCCATGAGCGTCTGGCCAGTATCTACATCCAATCTGGCAAGCGCAAG CAAGCCGATGACCTCTTCGAGAAGATCGTCAAGGAGTTCGGTTACAAATCCCCCGAAGTCTGGGTCAACTACGCTCACTTCCTGCACACCACCGCGCACTCGCCCGACCGCGCCCGCGCCCTCCTCAAGCGCGCCACCCAGGTGCTCGGCAAGGAGACGCACATGTACCTCGCCCTTCTGCCCAAGTTCGCCGCGCTCGAGTTCCGCTCGCCCAACGGCGACAAGGAGCAGGGCCGCACCCTCTTCGAGAACCTGCTGGCCACCTACCCCAAGAAGTTCGACCTGTGGAACCAGCTCATCGACCTCGAGACCTCGGCGGCCGACGCCGACAAGGGCGTTATCCGCGACCTGTTTGATCGCGGTAGCAAGGTCAAGGGCCTCAAGCCCCGCCAGGCCAAGGCTTGGTTCAGGAGGTGGGCCCAGTGGGAGGAGAAGAACGGTGATAAGAAGAGCAGGGAGAGAGTCAGCGCCAAGGCACAGGAGTGGGCGAGAACGGCggctgagaagaagaagactgctgctgcttctgcggcccaggaggaggagagtggAGATGAGGAGTAG